A genomic stretch from Nitrospirota bacterium includes:
- a CDS encoding MFS transporter, which translates to MLYRSVRSDLLKVFTSRNISVLLFLGFSSGLPLVLTSGTLQAWMAVAGVDLRSIGIFSLIGLPYTLKFLWAPFMDRYVPPLLGRRRGWIILTQLGISIGVVLMGLGSPKEELLYFGVIAMMVAFFSASQDIVSDAYRTDVLIEQERGLGAAVFVTGYRIAMLVGGAVALVFSDQIGWRNTYLLMAGLMFIGIAAAFFGNEPDNNIVPPRTLKEAVGGPLTDFFSRKGAIVMLILIVLYKLCDAYAGTMTTPFLIRGMGFTATDVGTINKGLGLLSVIFGAMAGGTLMVRLGLFRSLLIFGILQALSNFSFMALALYGKSYGMLIFAVAFENFSGGMGTASFIALLMALCNHRYSATQYALLSSLSALGRIFLAPTSGYLVESVGWANFFIITALFAIPGLWLLCRYRDIITDMRQTTVSNE; encoded by the coding sequence ATTTTGTATAGATCTGTCAGAAGCGATCTATTAAAGGTATTCACAAGCCGTAATATCTCTGTATTATTGTTTCTTGGATTTTCTTCAGGACTGCCGCTTGTCTTGACATCGGGCACATTGCAGGCATGGATGGCTGTTGCAGGTGTTGATCTTCGTTCAATCGGTATTTTCTCTCTAATCGGGCTTCCCTACACATTGAAGTTTCTGTGGGCACCTTTCATGGACAGGTATGTTCCGCCCCTTTTGGGAAGACGCAGGGGATGGATAATACTGACTCAATTGGGCATAAGCATTGGTGTGGTTCTAATGGGCCTCGGGTCACCAAAGGAAGAACTGCTCTACTTCGGTGTTATTGCCATGATGGTTGCCTTTTTTTCTGCATCACAGGATATTGTCAGTGATGCATACCGGACTGACGTACTTATAGAACAGGAACGTGGATTAGGGGCCGCAGTGTTTGTTACCGGTTACCGCATTGCAATGCTTGTCGGCGGGGCAGTGGCGCTGGTTTTTTCCGACCAGATTGGGTGGAGAAATACATATCTGCTTATGGCAGGGCTGATGTTCATAGGGATTGCTGCTGCATTTTTCGGGAATGAACCTGACAACAATATCGTTCCGCCCAGGACACTTAAGGAGGCAGTAGGGGGGCCTCTTACAGACTTCTTTTCCCGCAAAGGCGCCATTGTGATGCTGATCCTGATAGTGCTTTATAAGTTGTGTGATGCCTATGCCGGAACAATGACGACACCCTTCCTCATCAGAGGCATGGGATTTACTGCAACCGATGTCGGCACCATAAACAAGGGGTTGGGGCTTCTCTCTGTAATATTTGGCGCTATGGCAGGCGGTACTCTGATGGTTCGGCTCGGCCTTTTCCGCTCACTCCTGATCTTCGGGATATTGCAGGCATTGTCTAATTTCTCATTTATGGCACTTGCATTGTATGGGAAGAGTTATGGAATGCTGATATTTGCCGTTGCCTTTGAGAACTTCAGCGGCGGGATGGGGACAGCCTCGTTTATTGCCCTGCTCATGGCACTTTGTAATCACAGATACAGTGCTACTCAATATGCACTCCTGTCATCCCTGTCTGCACTCGGCAGAATCTTTCTGGCCCCAACATCCGGTTATCTGGTAGAGTCAGTTGGCTGGGCAAATTTCTTTATCATTACAGCCTTATTCGCCATCCCCGGATTGTGGCTATTATGTAGATACCGGGATATAAT